The following proteins are co-located in the Methanobacterium formicicum DSM 3637 genome:
- a CDS encoding GIN domain-containing protein has protein sequence MGKMSYTVVLGVLLCIVVAASGCTQQSSTGNQTPDVSGVTSVILNGPGTLIIQQGDNESYRVEADSSLLSKISTTVSGNSLSISNLNSGSNGAVKFYVTLKNLNILTTNGGGNSEVTGLNTDKLTVTLDNGKMTLAGKANNLIATVNGGGNIAASDLQSQSATVTINGEGKASVNVVTTLNAVVNGGGSITYTGSPQVTQQVNGLGSVKSG, from the coding sequence ATGGGAAAAATGTCTTATACTGTTGTACTTGGTGTATTGTTGTGTATTGTTGTAGCTGCCTCAGGATGTACCCAGCAGAGTTCAACTGGAAATCAGACCCCAGATGTTAGTGGGGTTACCAGCGTTATTTTAAACGGTCCTGGAACGTTAATTATCCAGCAGGGAGATAATGAATCGTACCGGGTGGAAGCAGACAGTAGTCTTCTGTCTAAAATATCCACCACTGTGTCTGGGAATTCTTTATCCATTAGCAACCTGAACAGTGGAAGTAACGGGGCTGTGAAATTCTACGTTACCCTAAAAAATTTGAATATTCTCACCACCAATGGTGGAGGTAATTCTGAGGTGACCGGCCTAAACACTGATAAACTCACCGTGACACTGGATAACGGTAAAATGACCCTGGCGGGTAAAGCAAACAACCTGATTGCCACTGTCAATGGAGGGGGTAATATAGCTGCCAGTGACCTGCAGAGTCAAAGTGCTACAGTGACCATTAACGGAGAAGGTAAAGCCAGCGTTAATGTGGTTACCACCTTGAATGCGGTGGTAAATGGTGGGGGTTCAATAACCTACACTGGTAGTCCTCAGGTAACCCAGCAGGTGAATGGATTAGGTTCCGTTAAAAGCGGCTAA
- a CDS encoding NAD-dependent malic enzyme, which translates to MTVEKEGTKYIKTDLRGSQLLQSSHLNKGTAFSTKERQLFNLIGLLPHSVETLDEQLQRAYQQYSLQADDLQKNIFLNNLYHTNETLFFRLIREHIQEMMPIIYTPTAGLAIQHYSDEFRKPRGIYLSYPERDHINEILDHWDANDINLIVLTDSEQILGIGDQGANGIGISVAKLVVYTLCAGINPRRMLPIMIDVGTNNPQLLEDPFYLGWRHHRISSAEYHQFVETVINAIKEKFPQVFLQWEDFGKKNARCHLDRYQDSMCTFNDDIQGTGAVAMAALLNALKITGTPLSHHRVLVYGAGTAGCGIADQIWEQMIKEGLNHQKAYSRFYLMDRQGLVTSNRENIDYFKAPYARSSSETDEWDRADDPTRLLDVVRNIHPTILIGTSTVHGAFNREVVNTMAAHVERPIIFPLSNPLTLAEATPDDIIHWTQGRALVATGSPFSDVEFQGKFYPVSQCNNALIFPGLGLGIISCQAERVSAGMMDAATLELANSTTDKTRLLPEISQLQEVSKNIGVAVARQAILEGVALNRPDQNVENLVESNIWEPVYMPYQPLNIPAK; encoded by the coding sequence ATTACTGTCGAAAAAGAAGGGACTAAATACATTAAAACTGATCTTAGAGGAAGTCAACTCCTCCAATCTTCACATTTAAATAAAGGAACTGCTTTTAGTACTAAAGAACGTCAATTATTCAATCTTATCGGACTCTTACCTCATTCTGTGGAAACTCTGGATGAACAGCTTCAGAGGGCCTATCAACAGTACTCTCTCCAGGCAGATGACCTACAGAAAAATATCTTTCTAAACAACCTTTACCATACCAATGAAACTCTTTTCTTCCGCCTTATCCGGGAACATATCCAGGAAATGATGCCCATCATTTACACACCCACTGCAGGCCTGGCAATCCAGCATTACAGTGATGAATTCCGTAAACCGCGTGGAATTTATCTTTCTTATCCAGAAAGGGATCATATCAATGAAATTCTTGATCACTGGGATGCAAATGACATTAATCTGATTGTTTTAACTGATTCTGAGCAGATACTGGGAATTGGTGACCAGGGGGCCAATGGAATTGGTATTTCCGTGGCTAAACTGGTGGTTTACACTCTATGTGCCGGTATCAATCCCCGGAGGATGCTGCCCATTATGATCGATGTGGGCACCAATAACCCTCAGTTACTGGAAGATCCATTCTACCTGGGCTGGCGTCATCACCGCATCAGCAGTGCAGAATATCACCAGTTCGTGGAAACAGTGATCAACGCCATAAAGGAGAAGTTCCCCCAGGTTTTTCTTCAGTGGGAGGATTTCGGTAAGAAAAATGCCAGATGTCACCTTGACCGTTACCAGGATAGCATGTGCACCTTCAATGATGATATACAGGGTACCGGGGCCGTTGCCATGGCCGCTCTTTTAAATGCTTTGAAAATAACCGGGACCCCTTTATCTCATCATCGGGTGCTTGTCTACGGGGCAGGAACTGCAGGTTGTGGTATCGCTGATCAGATCTGGGAGCAGATGATCAAGGAAGGTCTCAACCACCAGAAAGCCTACAGTCGTTTCTATCTTATGGACCGTCAGGGACTGGTAACCAGTAATCGGGAAAATATTGATTACTTTAAAGCACCATACGCTCGCAGTTCATCTGAAACAGATGAGTGGGACCGTGCAGATGACCCCACAAGGCTTCTGGATGTGGTGCGTAACATACATCCCACCATCCTTATTGGCACCAGCACGGTGCATGGGGCTTTCAACCGTGAAGTTGTAAATACCATGGCTGCCCATGTGGAAAGACCCATAATATTCCCCTTATCCAATCCATTGACTCTGGCTGAAGCCACACCTGATGATATTATTCACTGGACACAGGGGCGTGCCCTGGTGGCAACTGGAAGCCCTTTTAGTGATGTGGAGTTTCAGGGGAAATTTTACCCAGTGTCACAGTGTAATAACGCCCTGATATTCCCTGGACTGGGCCTGGGTATAATCAGCTGCCAGGCCGAAAGGGTAAGCGCCGGGATGATGGATGCTGCCACCCTGGAACTGGCTAATTCTACCACTGATAAAACCAGACTTCTCCCAGAGATATCCCAGTTACAGGAAGTGAGTAAAAATATCGGGGTGGCAGTGGCCAGGCAGGCTATCCTGGAGGGAGTAGCCCTAAACAGGCCCGATCAAAATGTGGAGAATCTAGTGGAATCTAATATCTGGGAACCAGTCTACATGCCTTACCAGCCTTTAAATATACCTGCCAAATAA
- a CDS encoding alpha/beta fold hydrolase, with product MSSLNLDNFRALAERFVSQMLQGNYEMAASQFDNQMKTAIPLPELKKSWQRLTIPAGDLIQTGVLQTAELEGHQIVSVRCQFERATIDVQVVFNSKGRVSGLSIIPSQTEYHPPDYVDDSAFREVEVTVGKGKWSLPGTITIPTGPGPFPGVVLVHGSGPNDRDETLGPNKIFRDIAWGLASKDIAVLRYDKRTLQHASEFTPELLSQLTVQEEVIDDALLAAELLRQTPEIDPKRVYLLGHSLGASVAPRIGQEDPDLAGLVIMAGIIRPLEDTILEQFTYLYSLAGEMTKAQKDTLESLKVKVARAKDPELSIDVPSKELPLGMSASYFLDLRNHPTDKIIKNLEMPLLILQGGRDYQVSPTIDFKMWKEELESREDVTCQLFPGLNHLFIEGEGKSTPTEYGVEGHVSEEVIETIINWLTEG from the coding sequence ATGAGTTCTTTAAATTTGGATAATTTTAGGGCACTGGCAGAGAGATTCGTGTCCCAGATGCTACAGGGTAACTATGAAATGGCTGCCAGCCAGTTTGATAACCAAATGAAAACTGCCATTCCCTTACCCGAGTTAAAAAAGTCCTGGCAACGTTTAACCATACCTGCAGGTGATCTGATCCAGACTGGAGTTTTGCAAACCGCGGAACTGGAGGGACACCAGATCGTAAGTGTAAGGTGCCAGTTTGAACGGGCCACCATCGATGTACAGGTTGTGTTCAACAGCAAAGGCCGTGTGAGCGGATTAAGCATAATACCCTCCCAAACCGAGTACCATCCACCAGATTACGTGGATGATTCCGCCTTTAGAGAGGTTGAAGTGACTGTTGGCAAGGGTAAATGGTCTTTACCCGGAACTATCACCATCCCCACTGGTCCTGGGCCATTTCCAGGTGTGGTGCTAGTGCATGGTTCTGGTCCCAATGATCGGGACGAAACTCTGGGGCCCAATAAAATATTCAGAGATATTGCCTGGGGCCTGGCTTCAAAAGACATTGCAGTCTTGAGGTATGATAAACGAACCCTCCAGCATGCTTCAGAGTTTACACCAGAACTGTTGTCTCAGCTGACTGTGCAGGAAGAAGTTATTGATGATGCTCTCTTGGCAGCCGAGTTACTGCGCCAGACCCCAGAAATCGATCCAAAACGGGTTTATCTACTGGGCCACAGTTTAGGTGCATCGGTTGCCCCACGTATCGGCCAGGAAGACCCTGATCTGGCAGGATTAGTTATAATGGCAGGAATTATCCGCCCTCTGGAGGATACCATTCTGGAACAGTTCACCTACCTTTACAGTCTGGCTGGTGAGATGACCAAAGCACAGAAGGATACACTGGAATCTTTAAAGGTTAAAGTTGCCCGGGCAAAGGACCCCGAGCTGTCCATAGATGTTCCATCAAAAGAACTGCCATTAGGGATGTCAGCATCCTATTTCCTGGATCTGCGCAACCATCCCACTGACAAAATCATTAAAAACCTGGAAATGCCCCTGTTGATCCTGCAGGGAGGGCGTGATTATCAGGTTTCACCCACAATAGACTTCAAAATGTGGAAAGAAGAACTTGAATCCAGAGAAGATGTTACCTGCCAGCTATTCCCCGGTTTAAACCATCTTTTCATTGAAGGAGAAGGTAAATCAACTCCCACCGAGTATGGAGTTGAGGGTCATGTTAGTGAGGAAGTAATTGAAACTATCATTAATTGGTTAACAGAGGGTTAA
- a CDS encoding rhodanese-like domain-containing protein — translation MGKFITISPESALDLMEKEPEIAILDIRPEEDFIKEHIPGAVNLDYDGHHFQSKVENLDKTRPYIIYCKSGVRGGYFMAKMLESGFVGAYNILGGFVAWKISKLPLTSD, via the coding sequence ATGGGAAAATTCATTACCATATCTCCTGAAAGTGCACTTGATTTAATGGAAAAAGAACCAGAGATTGCTATACTGGATATCCGGCCTGAGGAGGATTTTATAAAGGAACACATTCCCGGGGCAGTGAACTTGGATTACGATGGTCACCACTTCCAGAGTAAAGTGGAAAATCTGGATAAAACGCGTCCCTACATTATTTACTGCAAGAGCGGTGTTAGGGGTGGTTATTTCATGGCAAAAATGCTGGAATCTGGATTTGTTGGGGCTTATAACATCTTGGGCGGATTCGTTGCCTGGAAGATAAGTAAATTGCCCCTGACCAGTGATTAG
- a CDS encoding right-handed parallel beta-helix repeat-containing protein: protein MNAWKNGILISIILFSLFFIASSCLQVVSASPDAIYVNGSCGNDSWDGQNIAWNGSSGPKLSIKNAVEVVDSNGTVNIANGVYTGANNTGISINKSIIINGQSQSNTIINGTDTAQIFIIASGVNVTLQNLTLTNGKAVDGGGGICNKGNLTVTNCTIINNNATHGGGIYNWGGVCTVINSSINNNTAAYLGGGIYNFGTFEVANSDISNNIVDYYGGGICNYQGDCIVTNSTINNNIASHAGGGIYNYQNSNFTVTNSSINDNTALTGGGGIYNNVGTCTVTNSTINSNNGGGIYNQGLCAVINSTINNNIADNNGGGIFNAGTCEVTNSTISDNTVSNPNMLTLGGGILNYANSACTITNSIINNNSAQFGGGIFNAGNCTVTNSTISSNIATNGGGINHNYGNLTVTGSTLINNQADMGSAVYTTSSDTLINFNRIFNNTGSYDVYSTVNGINATNNWWGTNFQGTNPFDAGRVNENVTATPWIVLNINNTNNLILTGENSTVGANLRYNYNGTDYEDTWTVYGNAVPDVNVSFTSTLGNLSILNGTINNGSNATTIFTGTTAGNGTVNAMVDNQTVTTTIQINDIINLYAGLGNFQFTASITSNTYNLGITPITINAATPETTSTSQVNAATTTVGMENTGTPINYIVMAILLIISGLILEKKR, encoded by the coding sequence ATGAATGCTTGGAAAAATGGTATATTAATATCAATTATTCTATTTAGTTTATTTTTTATCGCATCTTCCTGTCTTCAAGTTGTATCAGCAAGTCCAGATGCTATTTATGTCAATGGATCCTGTGGAAATGACTCATGGGATGGGCAAAATATAGCCTGGAACGGCAGTAGTGGACCTAAATTAAGCATTAAAAACGCAGTTGAAGTAGTGGATTCTAATGGAACAGTAAATATTGCAAATGGAGTATACACTGGAGCAAATAATACTGGAATTTCAATTAACAAAAGTATAATCATTAACGGGCAGAGCCAATCGAACACAATTATAAATGGAACAGATACAGCACAGATATTTATTATTGCAAGTGGTGTGAACGTCACTCTCCAGAATTTAACATTAACAAATGGAAAAGCAGTAGATGGTGGTGGAGGAATCTGTAATAAGGGTAATTTAACAGTAACTAATTGTACTATAATCAATAACAATGCAACACATGGTGGAGGAATCTACAATTGGGGTGGTGTTTGTACCGTAATTAATTCCAGTATAAACAATAACACCGCAGCTTATCTTGGTGGTGGAATCTACAATTTTGGCACTTTTGAGGTTGCTAATTCCGATATAAGTAATAATATTGTGGATTATTACGGCGGTGGAATTTGTAACTATCAGGGTGATTGTATTGTTACTAATTCCACAATAAACAACAACATTGCATCACATGCTGGTGGAGGAATCTACAATTATCAAAATAGTAATTTTACTGTAACTAATTCTAGTATAAATGATAATACTGCCCTTACTGGTGGTGGGGGAATCTACAATAATGTTGGTACTTGTACGGTGACTAATTCCACAATAAACAGTAATAATGGCGGCGGAATCTACAATCAGGGCCTTTGTGCAGTGATTAATTCCACTATAAACAATAATATTGCAGATAATAATGGTGGTGGAATCTTCAATGCAGGCACATGTGAGGTTACTAATTCCACTATAAGCGATAACACAGTATCTAATCCAAATATGCTTACTTTGGGCGGTGGAATCTTAAACTATGCAAATAGTGCTTGTACAATAACTAATTCTATTATAAATAATAATAGTGCACAATTTGGTGGTGGAATCTTCAATGCAGGTAATTGTACTGTAACTAATTCTACAATAAGCAGTAACATTGCAACCAATGGTGGTGGAATCAACCATAATTATGGTAATTTGACAGTTACTGGTTCTACACTAATCAATAACCAGGCAGATATGGGTAGTGCGGTTTATACTACAAGTTCTGACACTTTAATTAATTTTAACCGTATTTTTAACAATACTGGAAGTTATGATGTTTATAGTACAGTAAATGGTATTAATGCTACTAACAACTGGTGGGGAACCAACTTCCAGGGAACTAATCCGTTTGATGCGGGAAGAGTAAATGAAAATGTAACTGCTACTCCCTGGATTGTACTTAACATAAATAATACTAACAATTTAATCTTAACTGGCGAAAACAGCACTGTAGGAGCTAATTTAAGATATAATTACAATGGAACAGATTATGAAGATACATGGACTGTTTATGGAAATGCCGTTCCTGATGTTAATGTTTCATTCACCAGCACACTAGGAAACTTATCAATTCTAAACGGCACCATAAATAATGGTTCAAATGCTACAACAATATTTACCGGAACAACAGCCGGAAACGGTACAGTAAACGCAATGGTAGATAATCAAACTGTGACAACCACCATCCAAATAAATGATATAATCAATCTCTATGCCGGACTCGGAAACTTCCAATTCACAGCATCCATAACCTCAAATACATATAATCTAGGTATAACACCAATCACCATTAACGCAGCCACACCTGAAACAACATCCACATCACAGGTAAACGCAGCCACCACCACAGTAGGAATGGAAAATACAGGAACACCCATAAATTACATAGTAATGGCCATTTTGCTAATTATAAGCGGATTAATACTGGAAAAAAAGAGATAA
- a CDS encoding GAP family protein encodes MSDLASLLAITIPLSWAAAVSPVTLSIFLVIMSMTKKPRLAGLSFYMGAIVVLLVTVVIGIFLGQKLSVSGHADPTTMAAIDIFLGAVLFLLGFRNIVSKDQGKNKNILNRLQVDPKTGVLRQFTKYFSIGIIAFLMNFSTAIFVLAAGRAIGVANAGLTNDTTSVLILILITLVIIEIPLLFFILLPDKAHKILSPVNDWISNHGNLVTGIFCIAIGFFVVYSGLGKLGIA; translated from the coding sequence ATGTCTGATCTGGCGAGTCTTTTAGCAATAACCATACCACTTTCCTGGGCCGCAGCAGTGAGCCCAGTGACCCTGTCCATTTTCTTAGTTATAATGTCCATGACTAAAAAACCAAGATTAGCTGGTTTATCATTCTACATGGGTGCAATTGTGGTGCTCCTGGTAACAGTGGTAATTGGAATCTTTTTAGGTCAAAAATTAAGTGTTTCTGGTCATGCCGACCCTACCACCATGGCTGCTATAGATATTTTCCTGGGCGCAGTGCTCTTTCTCCTTGGATTTAGAAATATAGTAAGTAAGGACCAGGGAAAAAATAAGAACATTTTAAATCGTCTGCAGGTAGATCCCAAAACCGGTGTATTGCGCCAGTTCACCAAGTACTTTTCCATTGGAATTATAGCATTTTTAATGAATTTCAGCACAGCTATATTTGTCCTGGCGGCAGGACGTGCCATCGGAGTAGCCAATGCAGGTTTAACCAATGATACAACATCAGTTCTCATTTTAATTCTGATCACCCTTGTAATAATAGAAATACCATTATTATTCTTCATTCTCCTGCCAGATAAGGCCCATAAAATTCTGAGTCCAGTTAATGATTGGATTTCCAACCATGGTAACCTGGTGACTGGGATTTTCTGTATTGCAATTGGGTTTTTCGTGGTTTACAGTGGATTGGGGAAGCTAGGAATTGCCTGA
- a CDS encoding DUF998 domain-containing protein, translating into MSYKEELSTENQIKGNRPSATHVTLAGICIFIAAMVVLMGIITGEIFYPPELTYTTAQSMISDLGSTVPPNSIITQPSATIFNFAMIIAGILILIGNYFLFKAYRDKIGGILVGLLGLGALGVGVFPGNMTPMHPIFSLMTFSCGGLSAIYSYRLIKSPLKYISLLLGILSLFFLFTYNMFIPVLGGGGVERWVAYPVILWLLGFGGYLMGRGSEDNS; encoded by the coding sequence ATGTCTTATAAAGAGGAGTTATCAACTGAAAACCAGATTAAGGGAAATAGACCATCCGCCACACATGTCACTCTAGCGGGTATTTGCATTTTTATAGCTGCCATGGTGGTTTTAATGGGCATTATAACTGGAGAAATTTTTTACCCTCCAGAACTCACCTACACCACGGCCCAGAGCATGATCAGTGATTTAGGGTCTACAGTGCCCCCTAACAGTATCATAACCCAACCCTCGGCAACCATATTCAATTTTGCGATGATAATAGCCGGAATTCTGATTCTAATTGGCAATTACTTTCTTTTTAAAGCTTACCGCGATAAAATAGGGGGGATACTGGTGGGATTGTTGGGATTAGGAGCCCTCGGTGTGGGGGTATTCCCGGGGAATATGACTCCCATGCACCCCATATTCTCGTTGATGACCTTCAGCTGTGGGGGTTTGTCAGCTATTTACTCCTACAGATTAATCAAATCACCACTCAAATACATATCACTCCTGTTGGGAATCCTCTCCCTATTTTTCCTCTTCACATACAACATGTTCATACCAGTGCTCGGTGGAGGGGGAGTGGAAAGATGGGTGGCTTACCCGGTTATCCTGTGGCTGCTGGGATTCGGAGGATACCTGATGGGAAGAGGATCGGAAGATAACTCTTAA
- a CDS encoding pirin family protein, translating into MSIRNVTEIVEPVYVMEGAGVRLRRTIATDYLDYLDPFLLFDHFGSRDPQDYLAGFPLHPHRGIETVTYMLSGNVNHKDSMGNSGTIGACDVQWMTSGSGILHEEMPQEPEEGKLEGFQLWVNLPAKLKMTHPRYQEVKASQIPEITLFEGVQVKIIAGELNGVKGPVTEIFADPEYLDVSLEARSSFEHNLPQWHTVFAYVFEGEGVFDEEGTLVSATNLVIFGDGESIKVHTENKPLRFLLISGKPLNEPIARYGPFVMNTPEEIEDALRDLQKGTFVK; encoded by the coding sequence ATGTCGATAAGAAATGTAACAGAGATTGTTGAACCAGTCTATGTAATGGAAGGAGCTGGTGTTCGCCTTAGAAGAACCATTGCCACGGATTATCTGGATTACCTGGATCCTTTCCTGTTATTCGATCATTTCGGTTCTCGTGATCCCCAGGATTATCTGGCTGGCTTTCCCCTGCACCCCCACCGGGGTATTGAAACTGTTACTTACATGTTAAGTGGTAATGTGAATCATAAAGACAGCATGGGGAACTCTGGAACAATTGGAGCATGTGATGTGCAGTGGATGACCTCTGGTAGTGGTATACTCCACGAAGAAATGCCTCAGGAGCCAGAAGAGGGTAAACTGGAAGGATTTCAATTATGGGTAAATCTCCCTGCTAAATTGAAAATGACTCATCCGCGTTATCAGGAAGTAAAAGCATCCCAGATACCAGAAATAACACTATTCGAAGGTGTACAGGTTAAAATCATCGCTGGAGAGCTAAACGGGGTTAAAGGGCCAGTAACTGAAATCTTTGCAGACCCGGAATACCTGGATGTTTCGCTGGAAGCAAGAAGTTCTTTTGAGCATAATCTCCCACAGTGGCACACGGTTTTTGCCTACGTGTTTGAGGGTGAAGGGGTCTTTGATGAAGAAGGAACACTGGTATCTGCCACTAATTTGGTGATTTTTGGTGATGGGGAGTCAATTAAAGTTCACACGGAAAACAAACCATTAAGATTTCTTTTAATATCTGGTAAACCCTTAAATGAGCCCATAGCTCGTTATGGTCCCTTTGTGATGAACACACCTGAAGAGATTGAGGATGCTCTGAGAGACCTTCAAAAAGGAACATTCGTCAAATAA
- a CDS encoding class I SAM-dependent methyltransferase produces the protein MSLLQEQYSDSKNFMARVELTRRFKTNPYSWILWIFDQIQFPDKARVLEIGCGNGLLWKANSNRIPEDAHIILSDFSKGMLSDARMVLGDEANLFEYQVLDAQEIPYPDNSLDIVIANLMLYHIPDRRKAISEISRVLKSDGALYATTFGLENTKEISELVSAYDDEIYYSLVPLARAFGLENGEKQLSESFDQVQLIKYQDGLEVTEAGPLVDYILSFGKVNQALNGQNRKNFEDYIEGIIEKEGMIKITKDNGIFVAKHPIRSYPAKNRV, from the coding sequence ATGAGTTTACTCCAAGAACAGTACTCCGATTCAAAGAATTTCATGGCCAGGGTGGAATTAACCCGGAGATTTAAAACCAACCCTTATTCCTGGATTTTGTGGATATTTGACCAGATCCAGTTTCCAGACAAAGCAAGGGTACTTGAAATTGGGTGTGGTAATGGACTTTTATGGAAAGCAAATTCAAACCGAATACCAGAAGATGCCCATATTATTTTATCGGATTTTTCTAAAGGAATGCTCTCTGATGCACGTATGGTTTTAGGTGATGAAGCAAACCTTTTTGAATATCAGGTACTGGATGCCCAGGAGATTCCCTACCCTGATAATTCTCTGGACATTGTAATTGCCAATTTAATGTTATACCACATCCCAGACCGGAGAAAAGCCATATCTGAAATAAGCAGGGTTCTTAAAAGTGATGGTGCACTTTATGCCACCACATTTGGACTTGAAAACACTAAAGAAATAAGTGAACTGGTATCTGCCTATGATGATGAGATATATTACTCTTTAGTACCGTTGGCACGTGCTTTTGGCCTGGAAAATGGGGAAAAACAGTTAAGTGAATCCTTTGACCAGGTCCAGTTAATTAAATATCAGGATGGTCTGGAAGTAACTGAAGCCGGACCTTTGGTGGATTATATTCTTTCCTTTGGAAAGGTTAACCAGGCACTTAATGGTCAGAATCGGAAAAATTTCGAGGATTACATTGAGGGCATAATAGAAAAGGAAGGAATGATTAAAATCACCAAAGACAATGGTATTTTTGTAGCTAAACATCCGATTCGTAGCTATCCTGCCAAAAATAGGGTATAG
- a CDS encoding acetyl-CoA hydrolase/transferase family protein — protein MYKKEYRAKLTIPEEAVKLIRKGDMLVHGLTMAEPPALLEAVAQRLREGDLEKIKMFSVLPMDSVCSTILAPDLMDCVEAYSGFVDSGTRGLVSTGLNYYVPNHLHQIPRLLEEFIGVDVCITTVSPMDDAGYFSFGTANDFTSTAARAARVLIVEVNQNMSRVFGDSLIHISEVDAVVENHQPIPDFPCGFKQPEADIIGKKISELVPDGATIQMGIGVLPNAVAEQLENHNDLGIHTEVFGPGMVHLIKKGVVTGEKKTLHPRKHVFTVAQGDQEMLEFMDQNPAMESYPCSYVNNPGVIAKNDSMISINSLIQVDLLGQCNAEYLAGHQYSGTGGQLDFVRGAFDSKGGKSILAFYSTAKNGAISRVVDRLDPGAMVTTPRMDTHYLVTEYGVANLKGKSTRERAQEIINIAHPKFREELYRKAEDMYLI, from the coding sequence ATGTATAAAAAAGAATACAGGGCAAAATTAACTATTCCAGAAGAAGCAGTCAAATTAATCAGAAAAGGGGACATGTTGGTTCACGGGCTAACCATGGCTGAACCACCAGCCCTTCTGGAGGCAGTGGCCCAACGTCTAAGAGAGGGGGACCTTGAAAAAATTAAAATGTTCTCTGTGCTCCCAATGGATAGTGTCTGCTCCACCATCCTTGCACCGGACCTGATGGACTGTGTGGAGGCCTACAGTGGATTCGTGGATTCTGGTACCAGGGGTCTGGTGAGTACAGGACTTAACTACTACGTTCCCAACCACCTCCACCAGATCCCCCGGCTCCTGGAAGAGTTCATTGGAGTGGATGTGTGTATAACCACGGTTTCACCCATGGACGATGCCGGTTACTTCTCCTTTGGAACTGCCAACGACTTCACCTCCACTGCTGCCCGGGCTGCAAGGGTATTGATTGTGGAAGTGAACCAGAACATGTCTCGTGTATTCGGAGATTCCCTTATACATATTTCAGAGGTTGATGCAGTGGTTGAAAACCATCAGCCAATTCCTGACTTCCCCTGTGGGTTTAAACAGCCTGAGGCAGATATCATTGGTAAAAAAATATCTGAACTGGTCCCAGATGGTGCCACCATCCAGATGGGTATTGGTGTACTGCCCAATGCAGTGGCTGAGCAGTTGGAAAACCATAACGACCTGGGAATCCACACTGAAGTATTTGGGCCAGGGATGGTCCACCTCATAAAAAAGGGAGTAGTAACTGGTGAAAAGAAAACCCTCCACCCCCGCAAACATGTTTTCACCGTGGCTCAGGGTGACCAGGAAATGCTGGAGTTCATGGACCAGAACCCGGCCATGGAAAGCTACCCCTGCTCCTATGTAAACAACCCCGGTGTGATAGCTAAAAACGACAGTATGATATCCATAAACTCCCTAATTCAGGTAGATCTCCTGGGGCAGTGTAATGCGGAATACCTGGCAGGTCATCAGTACAGTGGGACCGGGGGACAGCTTGATTTTGTTCGGGGTGCATTCGACTCCAAAGGAGGGAAATCAATACTGGCATTTTACTCCACTGCCAAAAATGGTGCTATATCACGCGTGGTGGACCGTTTAGATCCTGGGGCAATGGTTACAACACCCAGGATGGACACTCATTACCTGGTAACCGAGTATGGGGTTGCTAATCTTAAGGGTAAATCCACCAGAGAAAGGGCACAGGAAATAATAAACATAGCTCATCCTAAGTTCCGTGAAGAACTCTATAGGAAAGCTGAGGATATGTATTTAATATAA